The region AAAATGCAACTTTCGATTACGGACCGGATGCCAGAACCTTAAAAACGATCAGAATTAGAAAACGAGTATTTTCTGCTGAAGCTAAAAAATCGATGGAAAAATATAATATAGATACCACCAAAGTTTCTACTATTTTATATTTGGGTGATGTTGATTTCGGAAAAGGGAAACCTAGAGAAAAACCCTGCGCAGAATACTACGTTACAGGTAAA is a window of Polaribacter litorisediminis DNA encoding:
- a CDS encoding DUF4258 domain-containing protein, whose protein sequence is MLLKRIGYYLVGFSLGAVGVYFFWQKKNATFDYGPDARTLKTIRIRKRVFSAEAKKSMEKYNIDTTKVSTILYLGDVDFGKGKPREKPCAEYYVTGKDALKNVHLYVKRCDSTSTIEKVMVD